From one Sus scrofa isolate TJ Tabasco breed Duroc chromosome 9, Sscrofa11.1, whole genome shotgun sequence genomic stretch:
- the LOC100514417 gene encoding olfactory receptor 51G2-like, whose amino-acid sequence MLAFNHSASNWPTFSLLGLPGLEAAHIWISIPFCLLYTLALAGNALLLILVRAEQNLHAPQFYFLAVLALTDLGLLLSTLPSVLAIFWFDVRRIGLDACLSQMFFIHTLSSVESGVLVAMAFDRLVAVCAPLNYTRILTRHTVAWLSGAALIRGATLLAPLPFVLRAFPFCGATGLSHSYCYYPDVLNLACGDVTISSAYGLGFVLCTFAADAVFILASYVKILGTLLKLGPPGRTWKALHTCACHLCTVCVFYLPLLSLAVLHRYTHHTSPVLYSTMSDAYLLVTPLLNPLVYSLKSQQIQAALRKRFGVQRVVAGE is encoded by the coding sequence ATGTTGGCTTTCAATCACTCTGCTTCTAATTGGCCCAccttctccttgcttggccttcCTGGTCTGGAGGCTGCCCACATCTGGATCTCCATTCCCTTTTGTCTCCTGTACACCCTGGCCCTGGCGGGCAATGCCCTTCTGCTCATCCTGGTTAGAGCGGAGCAGAACCTCCATGCGCCTCAGTTCTATTTTTTGGCCGTGCTCGCCCTCACTGACCTAGGCCTTTTGTTGTCAACACTGCCCAGTGTCTTGGCCATCTTCTGGTTTGACGTCCGCCGCATCGGCCTGGATGCCTGCTTAAGCCAAATGTTCTTCATTCACACCCTCTCCTCCGTGGAATCTGGAGTCCTGGTGGCCATGGCTTTTGACCGCTTGGTAGCCGTCTGTGCTCCGCTGAACTACACCAGGATCCTAACCCGCCACACTGTGGCCTGGCTTAGCGGAGCTGCTCTCATCCGAGGTGCCACTCTGCTGGCCCCTCTGCCTTTTGTCCTTAGGGCCTTTCCTTTCTGTGGGGCCACTGGTCTCTCCCACTCTTACTGCTACTACCCGGATGTGCTGAACCTGGCCTGTGGGGATGTCACTATCAGCAGTGCCTATGGATTGGGTTTTGTACTCTGCACATTTGCCGCGGATGCTGTCTTTATTCTTGCTTCGTACGTGAAGATCTTGGGCACGCTTCTGAAGCTGGGGCCTCCAGGCCGCACCTGGAAGGCACTGCATACCTGTGCGTGTCACCTGTGCACAGTGTGTGTGTTCTACCTGCCCCTCCTCAGCTTGGCCGTGCTGCACCGGTACACCCACCACACGTCCCCAGTCCTCTACTCCACCATGAGCGACGCCTACCTGCTCGTGACACCGCTGCTCAACCCTCTTGTCTACAGTCTCAAATCCCAGCAGATCCAGGCTGCGCTGCGCAAGCGATTTGGGGTGCAACGTGTCGTTGCTGGAGAATGA
- the LOC100516685 gene encoding olfactory receptor 51G2-like codes for MFPISSNDSVISTFLVTGTPGLEAVHTWISIPFCAMFLVTLVGNTTIMAVIWKEHPLHVPMYLLLAMLAASDLGLSLFTFPTMLGIFWLDARELTFSACFAQMFFIHTFQDLESGVILAMAFDRYVAISHPLRYSSILTNGVIARIGLAITARTLTVQVPLPILLRRLCFCRSNVLSHPYCLHPDIIKLSCSNTRVNSILGLCVVLSTMGLDFFLILISYVLILKTVLSLASHGGRLKALSTCVSHLSAVTLFFTPMICLSLLHRFGPRLPWHIYVTMANMHFLIPPVMNPIVYVVKTKQIRERILKLFLKKGPGGSQVTFSMGMSTDKQKNAS; via the coding sequence ATGTTTCCCATCAGCAGCAATGACTCTGTCATTTCCACCTTCCTGGTGACAGGCACACCTGGGCTGGAGGCCGTGCACACCTGGATCTCCATACCTTTCTGTGCCATGTTCTTGGTTACCCTGGTGGGCAACACGACCATCATGGCAGTTATCTGGAAGGAACACCCCCTCCATGTGCCTATGTACCTCCTCCTGGCCATGCTCGCTGCCTCGGATCTGGGTCTGTCCCTCTTCACCTTCCCTACAATGCTGGGGATCTTCTGGCTGGATGCGCGAGAGCTCACGTTCTCGGCTTGCTTCGCCCAAATGTTTTTCATCCACACGTTCCAGGATCTGGAGTCTGGGGTCATCCTGGCGATGGCCtttgaccgctacgtggccatttCTCACCCGTTGCGCTATTCTTCCATCCTCACCAACGGCGTAATTGCCAGGATAGGCTTGGCGATCACTGCGCGAACCCTGACTGTGCAGGTGCCCCTCCCGATCCTCCTGAGGAGGCTGTGCTTCTGTCGCTCCAATGTGCTATCTCATCCCTACTGCCTGCATCCAGACATCATCAAGCTCTCCTGCTCCAACACCAGGGTCAACAGCATCTTGGGACTGTGCGTGGTCCTCTCCACCATgggacttgatttttttctcattctcatttcATACGTCCTGATTCTGAAGACGGTCCTGAGCCTCGCCTCCCACGGTGGCCGCCTCAAGGCGCTCAGCACCTGTGTCTCGCACCTCTCTGCCGTGACCCTCTTTTTCACGCCCATGATCTGCCTGTCTCTTCTGCATCGCTTTGGCCCCAGACTCCCCTGGCACATCTATGTCACCATGGCCAACATGCATTTTCTCATCCCTCCCGTGATGAACCCCATCGTGTACGTGGTCAAAACCAAGCAGATACGAGAGAGAATTCTGAAACTCTTCCTCAAAAAAGGACCAGGAGGATCTCAAGTCACATTCAGTATGGGAATGAGcacagacaaacagaaaaatgcCTCATGA